The Hyla sarda isolate aHylSar1 chromosome 3, aHylSar1.hap1, whole genome shotgun sequence genome contains the following window.
TTGTTATGGTCAATCCCTATACTTGACAACGGTCCAGATTTTGGCAGGACAGGTatgtggttgctatggtcaaGGCCTAAACTTGACGACAGTCCAGatttgggtgggggtgggggtgggggggtcagcTGTATAAGTGCATGTTCACATGGCCAGAACAGTACAGTAGGCTTTTTTATTATTCTTACTCTCTTTATATATTCAGCATCTTACATAACATAGAGGTTAGGTGATGGAGGGGGAAGTGACTCTTGGAGTCCTCGCTCACATTTCTGGGATGGTTCTACAAGCCCGATCTTGTGTTTGACATCATGCCTTGTTTACAATACAGGTTGTGAGTCCTGGGCAGGTATATGCAAATGGATTCCTCACATAAGGGTGAATGACAACTTGCTGAGCAGACTTTTTTTGTGATCTCTCTGTCAGTCGTAAGAGAGTCCCGGGTAAAGTCATTTACATTTCTCTCTTCTCTTCCCATTTACAGCTGATTTGTTTATGGAGGTCTGGGCAGACGCCCGGCTCAGTCGTCATCTACTCAACTCTTCAAGCAATGTTCCTACTGTGGACCAGAAGACGCCTTCAGAACCTGTGTGTGTGAGCCGCTGGTGCCCAGCTCGCTCGGTGTCTGCAGCTCCTCTCCTCACAGGACTATGGCTATGTACTGCTATGCCTTGAATAGCTTGGTCATGATGAATAACAACAGTGTGACGAAGACGAGCCAGAGACCAGTGCTGCCTGTACCAGAGAGACGGAGCACCTACTGTCCACTGTTGGTCCGATCGCCACTGCCTCTCCATAGTCCCGGAACCAGCGCCGGTAACTCTCCGAAAAACAACACCACCTCCTTCATCTTTCCCGAGTCAGGAGAACGATCCACATCGAGAAGTCGTAGTCCTAGTTTTAACGGCAAAGAAGACTATTCTCCAAGGCTTGCAAGAGTTAGGTGTCCCTCACCTTTACGACTTCATGGCGGGAATGTGGGGGAAGCTGTTTCTGTGATAGATTCACGATCGGGGTCTTTGTTGGGGTTGGGGCAGAGCAATGGATCAGGAATGGGTCATGGGGAATTTGAGGAGAAGAGACGTTTTGCTCAGATACAACGGGAACTCCAAAATGTCCAGGTCAATCAAGTTGTGGGACTCTTCGAAGCCCATATTCAAGCCCAAAACTGCCCAGTTTCTCCACTGCTTAGAAGTCCTCGTCTGGGTAGCAGGTCCCCATCACCTCTACGGTTTAGTAAGAGGGAGGATAGTGTGTTTAGTTTTGGTTATGACAGGGGACACAAATCATCTTGCTCCAGTTTGGAAGGAACATCTACCCCTACATCACCTATATCACCAATGATGGTTTCAGGAACGCCATCCATAGTCCCAATATCTCCATCAGTAGTCCCAGAATCATCATCAAAGGTTCTTGGAACTCAATCAGTGGCCCCAGTTTCACCATCGGTGGTTCCATTATCACCATCTGTGGACGCTTATAGAACTTGCGTTAGAACCAACCCTGAGCAAAACCTTAACACCTCCTTAGAAGACCCAAGCAAGACTATCCCACTTAGGATTACTTCTCCAGGACCTATCCCTGCAGTCATAGTCACTGACCATGGGGAAGACTGTGAAGGTCAAGCGGACAGTAATAGCCTCAGCATCAATCCTTCTAACCTTTCTAGGAAATTATCTTCGTCTTCAGCGTCATCTACGGGTTTCTCTTCTTCATTTGATGAATCCGAGGATGACGTATCCAGCGATCCTGAGAAATCCGCAGAACACAGCACCCCGTTTCTTCAAACTATCGAGCAAAAGCCAAGAGTGGTGAGTGTTACTTTTAATTGTAGTGCTATGGGatgtactcagctctgctacatcatacaAACGCAGCACGGAAACATTTGTATGTTAGATTATAGAGGTCGCTGACTTATTCAAATCTTGCTGGCTTTCCAGTCATatagtttatgatttttttccagtatCGCcattataacactgtgtactgtTCTAAAGCTATGGTCATGTCGTAGCGCTAAATATGCATTGCACCTTATCCAAACTCAGTGTTGTATTTTGGTCGTCTATTGACCCCCCCAAACCCCCTGCCATTATCCCTTCCCGGGTGTGTACAGCTACTCCATCCAGCCGGCCTAATCTTAAAGTGGTAAAGtaaagtgggggagggggggtgttacTGGCCGTCGCCCCCTCATAAAGTGCCGCCCTAGGCCTGGGCCTTGTTGGCCCAGTTAAAGATATGCCACTATGTACAGTGCCTAAAGAAAAGTATTCACACAGCCCCCCCCTTTGTATTTAATCATTGATTTGCCGTGTATTGATTGTAAAGGTGCGTTCACAACGAGGAATAGGAAAGGAATCGCTGCggaatttacgttttttttttgcacaacaatTGCACAAATTTTGCGTAAAATTTGTGTTAATTTTGTGCGAAAATCGCGCTGAATTCTATGGTGATTCCGCacaattttttgcacaaatttcacgcaaatttttttttaaattgcaaggATTTTCCACACGGAATATAGAagggaacagttttttttttttttttgctggactacaaccac
Protein-coding sequences here:
- the ITPKB gene encoding inositol-trisphosphate 3-kinase B, whose protein sequence is MAMYCYALNSLVMMNNNSVTKTSQRPVLPVPERRSTYCPLLVRSPLPLHSPGTSAGNSPKNNTTSFIFPESGERSTSRSRSPSFNGKEDYSPRLARVRCPSPLRLHGGNVGEAVSVIDSRSGSLLGLGQSNGSGMGHGEFEEKRRFAQIQRELQNVQVNQVVGLFEAHIQAQNCPVSPLLRSPRLGSRSPSPLRFSKREDSVFSFGYDRGHKSSCSSLEGTSTPTSPISPMMVSGTPSIVPISPSVVPESSSKVLGTQSVAPVSPSVVPLSPSVDAYRTCVRTNPEQNLNTSLEDPSKTIPLRITSPGPIPAVIVTDHGEDCEGQADSNSLSINPSNLSRKLSSSSASSTGFSSSFDESEDDVSSDPEKSAEHSTPFLQTIEQKPRVSKSWRKIKNMVHWSPFVMSFKKKYPWVQLAGHAGSFKAAANGKILKKHCDCEQRCLSQLMNDILKPYVPAYHGDVLKDGEKYNQMEDLLSEFESPSVMDCKMGVRTYLEEELTKARKKPSLRKDMYAKMIEVDPNAPTEEEHQQRAVTKPRYMTWRETISSTATLGFRIEGIKKEDGTVNKDFKKTKTREQVMAAFREFTKSNANILKSYLNRLEDIRNILEQSSFFKTHEVIGSSLLFIHDKREQAKVWMIDFGKTTPLLEGQELNHRIAWLEGNREDGYLYGLDNLIDILRELANETPINRAGQREGRPLTELANEKDAH